A single window of Dermochelys coriacea isolate rDerCor1 chromosome 14, rDerCor1.pri.v4, whole genome shotgun sequence DNA harbors:
- the LOC119843136 gene encoding ketosamine-3-kinase isoform X1 — MEAALKRELGTAVLRPTGHSGGGCISQGQSYDTDGGRVYVKSNPKAGARRMFEGEMESLSAILETQTIKVPKPIKVIDVPGGSTLFVMEHLEMRSLNRHSAKLGTQLADLHLHNQKLGEKLKKEGNTVGKSEGQTDIQFVDRFGFHTVTCCGYLPQVNDWQNDWVSFYARQRIQPQMDMVEKNSGDREARELWAQLQLKIPCLFCDMEIVPALLHGDLWGGNVAEDDSGPIIFDPASFYGHSEYELAIAGMFGGFSNSFYSAYHSKIPKAPGFEKRLKLYQLFHYMNHWNHFGSGYRGSSLNIMRNLVK, encoded by the exons ATGGAGGCCGCGCTGAAGCGGGAGCTGGGCACCGCGGTGCTGCGGCCCACGGGCCACTCGGGCGGCGGCTGCATCAGCCAGGGCCAGAGCTACGACACCGACGGGGGCCGGGTCTATGTGAAGAGCAACCCCAAGGCGGGG GCCAGAAGAATGTTTGAGGGAGAAATGGAAAGTTTATCAGCCATCCTGGAAACACAGACAATAAAGGTGCCCAAACCCATCAAAGTTATAGACGTGCCAGGAGGCAGCACTCTATTTGTGATGGAGCATTTGGAAATGAGGAGTCTTAACAG GCATTCAGCAAAGCTTGGGACACAGTTGGCTGATCTCCACCTTCACAACCAGAAACTTGGAGAGAAGTTGAAGAAAGAGGGGAACACTGTTG gtaaaagtgaggggcaaacaGACATCCAGTTTGTGGATCGATTTGGCTTTCATACAGTCACCTGTTGTGGCTATCTCCCACAA GTGAATGACTGGCAGAATGACTGGGTGAGTTTCTATGCCAGGCAGCGAATCCAGCCCCAGATGGATATGGTTGAAAAGAATTCAGGAGACAGGGAGGCAAGAGAACTTTGGGCACAGCTTCAG CTGAAGATACCCTGTTTGTTCTGTGACATGGAGATCGTTCCTGCTCTCCTTCATGGGGATCTGTGGGGAGGAAATGTAGCTGAGGATGACTCTGGCCCCATTATTTTTGACCCTGCTTCCTTCTATGGTCATTCAGAATATGAACTTGCGATAGCTGGGATGTTTGGTGGCTTCAGCAACTCTTTTTACTCTGCTTACCACAGTAAAATTCCCAAAGCTCCAGGGTTTGAGAAACGACTCAAACTGTACCAGCTTTTCCACTATATGAACCACTGGAACCATTTTGGATCAGGGTACAGAGGGTCTTCTCTAAACATCATGAGAAACCTGGTAAAATGA
- the LOC119843136 gene encoding ketosamine-3-kinase isoform X2, translated as MQCSPPARSLSAAVQPPLIQSRAPPALAAPSTGSLAPAQARRMFEGEMESLSAILETQTIKVPKPIKVIDVPGGSTLFVMEHLEMRSLNRHSAKLGTQLADLHLHNQKLGEKLKKEGNTVGKSEGQTDIQFVDRFGFHTVTCCGYLPQVNDWQNDWVSFYARQRIQPQMDMVEKNSGDREARELWAQLQLKIPCLFCDMEIVPALLHGDLWGGNVAEDDSGPIIFDPASFYGHSEYELAIAGMFGGFSNSFYSAYHSKIPKAPGFEKRLKLYQLFHYMNHWNHFGSGYRGSSLNIMRNLVK; from the exons atgcaatgctcCCCTCCCGCTCGGTCCCTCTCCGCTGCCGTACAGCCTCCCCTAATACAAAGCCGTGCTCCCCCGGCCCTGGCCGCCCCCAGCACAGGCAGCCTCGCGCCCGCCCAG GCCAGAAGAATGTTTGAGGGAGAAATGGAAAGTTTATCAGCCATCCTGGAAACACAGACAATAAAGGTGCCCAAACCCATCAAAGTTATAGACGTGCCAGGAGGCAGCACTCTATTTGTGATGGAGCATTTGGAAATGAGGAGTCTTAACAG GCATTCAGCAAAGCTTGGGACACAGTTGGCTGATCTCCACCTTCACAACCAGAAACTTGGAGAGAAGTTGAAGAAAGAGGGGAACACTGTTG gtaaaagtgaggggcaaacaGACATCCAGTTTGTGGATCGATTTGGCTTTCATACAGTCACCTGTTGTGGCTATCTCCCACAA GTGAATGACTGGCAGAATGACTGGGTGAGTTTCTATGCCAGGCAGCGAATCCAGCCCCAGATGGATATGGTTGAAAAGAATTCAGGAGACAGGGAGGCAAGAGAACTTTGGGCACAGCTTCAG CTGAAGATACCCTGTTTGTTCTGTGACATGGAGATCGTTCCTGCTCTCCTTCATGGGGATCTGTGGGGAGGAAATGTAGCTGAGGATGACTCTGGCCCCATTATTTTTGACCCTGCTTCCTTCTATGGTCATTCAGAATATGAACTTGCGATAGCTGGGATGTTTGGTGGCTTCAGCAACTCTTTTTACTCTGCTTACCACAGTAAAATTCCCAAAGCTCCAGGGTTTGAGAAACGACTCAAACTGTACCAGCTTTTCCACTATATGAACCACTGGAACCATTTTGGATCAGGGTACAGAGGGTCTTCTCTAAACATCATGAGAAACCTGGTAAAATGA